The DNA region TGGTCGTCGCAGCGTTGTTCTCGTGGTACAGGAGCGTGCGCCCATCCGGGGTCCAGGCGTCGGCGAGCTGCCTCCCCGGCGCGACCAGCAGGGACTCGGGAGGGGCGCTGCCGTCCGCAGCGATCCAGAAGACGTCGCCGGCGTCGTTCCGGGTATACGCGAGCCGTCGCCCGTCGGGCGTCCACACCGGGCGGATGGCCACGTTGTCGAACGCCAGAGGGGTGAGCGTCTTCTGCACCACGTCCCAGATCCACAGTCGCGAGCCGCCGCGCTCGGCGATCTCGACGGCGATTCGCCGGCCGTCCGGCGAGAAGCGCGGGGAGCCGTAGGTGCGTAACTCGGTCGTGAGCGGCTGCGGCACGCCGTGCCGATCCACCAGCACCACGGACCGCGCCCCGGCCGCGCCACTCGCGTAGGCGAACGACCCAGACCGAGACACTCCCATTTTGGCCGCACCGGTGGGCGACATGGGCACCGCTTCGGCCACCGGAACGGCCGGACCCGTGACTTCGACGCGCCGGGCGTCGAACGGCACGGTGGTGATCGTCCCGTCGGAGTTGGCCAGCGTCACGTGACCCGACGTGACGTAGTGCGGGTTGCTTCCCGCCTGTGTGAACCGCTTGATCGCGCCGGTCGCGAGCGTGGCGGCGGCGAGGCGGTCCGCCCCGTCGCGGCCACGAACGGTGAACAACACGGTCTTCCCGTCCGGCAGAAACTCGGGATACCCGTGACCTCGGTCGCGGGCCGAGTCGAGCCGCGTCAAGACCGTCGGGTCGCCGCCGGCGGCCGGAACCTGCCGAAGACCCGTACCCGTCCCAAAGACGATGACGTCCCCCGACCCCCAGCTCGCGCCCAGGAATCCGCTGTCCGCCGTAAAGATCGTGAGCGGCGGACCGCCGGCGAGCGCCACCTTCTGCACCTTGCCCTGGATGACGAAACCGAGCCACCGCCCATCGGGCGAGAAGAACGGCTGACTACCGTTGCGCGTACCGGGGATGGGCAACGGCTCCAGCTGGTCGAGGCCGCGCTGGAACAGCTGCACCACTCCGTGGTCGTCCCGGCCCAAGTACGCGATCCGCGCGCCGTCGGGCGACATCGCCATCGTCGCCCCGCCGACGTCGAAATAGCTCGCGCTGGCGGGGAGCGGGACCGTGAAGCGCGCGACCGGATCGGGTACGAAAGGCCGCACCCGGAGCCAGCCCCAGGCGCCGAGGCCGGCAACGAGCAGAAGCAGCGCCCACGGCACCGCGGCCGCCCAGCGGCGCCGTAAGACGGGGCTGAGCGCGCCGGTGGGGGCGCCGGCAGGCGCTTCGGCCGCGAGCGGCGCCTGCGCCAGCGAGACGAACCCCGGCTTCGCGAGCGCCTCGGCGAACTGCGCCGCGCTGGCGAACCGGTCGGCCGGCAGCTTCTCGAGCGCCTTGCGCACTGCCGCCTCGACGTGCGGCGGGATGGTGTGCCGCTGCAGCGTCAGCGCCCGCGGCTGCTCCGTGACCACCCGCGCGATGATCGCCTGCGCCGTCGGACCCGTGAACGGCGGCTCCCCCGCCAGCATCTCGTAGGCCACGCACCCCAGCGCGTACACGTCGGCCTTCGGCGTGATCTCCCGCTCGCCCATCGCCTGCTCGGGCGCCATGTAGTGCGGCGTGCCGAGGCTCATCCCCGTCTCGGTCATCCGGGTACCGCCGCCGGCGCTGCTCACGGCCAGCGCTATGCCGAAATCGGCGACCAGCGCCGAGCCGTCGTGC from Gemmatimonadales bacterium includes:
- a CDS encoding protein kinase codes for the protein VEDAVRIATEVAGALDYAHRHGVVHRDIKPENILLHDGSALVADFGIALAVSSAGGGTRMTETGMSLGTPHYMAPEQAMGEREITPKADVYALGCVAYEMLAGEPPFTGPTAQAIIARVVTEQPRALTLQRHTIPPHVEAAVRKALEKLPADRFASAAQFAEALAKPGFVSLAQAPLAAEAPAGAPTGALSPVLRRRWAAAVPWALLLLVAGLGAWGWLRVRPFVPDPVARFTVPLPASASYFDVGGATMAMSPDGARIAYLGRDDHGVVQLFQRGLDQLEPLPIPGTRNGSQPFFSPDGRWLGFVIQGKVQKVALAGGPPLTIFTADSGFLGASWGSGDVIVFGTGTGLRQVPAAGGDPTVLTRLDSARDRGHGYPEFLPDGKTVLFTVRGRDGADRLAAATLATGAIKRFTQAGSNPHYVTSGHVTLANSDGTITTVPFDARRVEVTGPAVPVAEAVPMSPTGAAKMGVSRSGSFAYASGAAGARSVVLVDRHGVPQPLTTELRTYGSPRFSPDGRRIAVEIAERGGSRLWIWDVVQKTLTPLAFDNVAIRPVWTPDGRRLAYTRNDAGDVFWIAADGSAPPESLLVAPGRQLADAWTPDGRTLLYHENNAATTKNDIMYARLDSARATHPFLQTPADEYGPAVSPDGRWVAYTSDESSRAEIYVRPFPDPGGKVQVSLDGGTEARWSPDGRELFYRNGDRLMAAAVRIQPTFSVVQRTELFRGFFGSNPYHAQYDVGRDGRHFVMTQGPQASSDLVVVLHWFDQLRGRPAGAMAGGPAGR